Proteins from a single region of Meriones unguiculatus strain TT.TT164.6M chromosome 21, Bangor_MerUng_6.1, whole genome shotgun sequence:
- the Gng12 gene encoding guanine nucleotide-binding protein G(I)/G(S)/G(O) subunit gamma-12 translates to MSSKTASTNSIAQARRTVQQLRLEASIERIKVSKASADLMSYCEEHARSDPLLMGIPTSENPFKDKKTCIIL, encoded by the exons ATGTCCAGTAAGACGGCAAGCACCAACAGCATAGCGCAGGCTAGGAGAACTGTGCAGCAGCTGAGATTGGAAGCCTCCATCGAAAGAATAAAG GTCTCAAAAGCATCTGCAGACCTGATGTCATACTGTGAGGAGCATGCCCGGAGTGACCCTCTGCTGATGGGCATACCAACCTCAGAAAACCCCTTCAAGGATAAGAAGACCTGCATCATCTTATAG